The proteins below come from a single Fusobacterium sp. JB019 genomic window:
- a CDS encoding 5-formyltetrahydrofolate cyclo-ligase, with protein MDKKELRAKIKKIREGLLFEEKNRLSENITNKFLELEEVKKAKVIMSYMDIKNEVQTKKLNENLKQMGKKVLLPSVEDLGIKVYEDNELYKKSKFGVLEPFGEEYRGNIDIIIVPGIVFNSSGDRIGFGKGYYDKFLSKNIYKKSLKISIIYNFQLVNDFLGEEFDQKIDMLVKENDILNFLNIEK; from the coding sequence ATGGATAAAAAAGAATTGAGAGCAAAAATAAAAAAAATTAGAGAAGGATTATTGTTTGAAGAAAAGAATAGATTAAGCGAAAATATAACTAATAAATTTTTAGAATTAGAAGAAGTTAAAAAAGCAAAAGTTATAATGAGTTATATGGATATAAAAAATGAGGTACAAACTAAAAAGCTTAATGAAAATTTAAAACAAATGGGAAAAAAAGTATTATTACCTTCTGTAGAGGATCTTGGGATAAAGGTTTATGAGGATAATGAACTTTACAAAAAAAGTAAGTTTGGAGTTTTAGAACCTTTTGGGGAAGAATATAGAGGAAATATAGATATAATTATAGTTCCTGGAATTGTTTTTAATTCTAGTGGAGATAGAATAGGATTTGGAAAAGGATACTATGATAAATTTTTATCAAAAAATATTTATAAAAAAAGTTTAAAAATATCGATAATTTATAATTTTCAATTGGTAAATGACTTTTTAGGAGAAGAATTTGATCAAAAAATAGACATGCTAGTGAAAGAAAATGATATTTTGAATTTTCTAAACATTGAAAAATAA
- a CDS encoding YebC/PmpR family DNA-binding transcriptional regulator, which yields MSGHSKWNNIQHRKGAQDKKRASLFTKLGKELTIAAKEGGGDPGFNPRLRLAVEKAKAGNMPKDILERAIKKGTGELEGVDYQEIRYEGYGPSGTAFIVDVVTDNKNRSASEVRSTFSRKDGNLGSDGAVSWMFNKKGEIIISSEEVKDAEEFMMEALEAGAEDIVEEEGEYQVITDPTDFQVVLDALTEAGYKHEEAEVTMLPENKVNITDLSVAKKVLALYDTLDTLDDVQEVYSNFDIPEEILNQLD from the coding sequence GTGTCAGGACATAGTAAGTGGAATAATATTCAACATAGAAAAGGAGCTCAAGATAAAAAAAGGGCTAGCTTATTTACAAAATTAGGAAAAGAATTAACAATAGCGGCTAAAGAAGGTGGAGGAGATCCTGGATTTAACCCTAGGTTAAGACTAGCTGTAGAAAAGGCAAAGGCAGGAAATATGCCTAAAGATATATTAGAAAGAGCAATAAAAAAAGGAACTGGAGAATTAGAAGGTGTAGATTATCAAGAAATTAGATATGAAGGTTATGGTCCATCAGGAACAGCTTTTATAGTTGATGTTGTAACAGATAATAAAAATAGATCAGCTTCAGAAGTAAGAAGCACTTTTTCAAGAAAAGATGGTAATTTAGGATCAGATGGAGCTGTTTCTTGGATGTTTAATAAAAAAGGAGAGATTATAATTTCTTCAGAAGAAGTTAAAGATGCAGAAGAATTTATGATGGAAGCTTTAGAAGCAGGTGCGGAAGATATAGTGGAAGAAGAGGGAGAATATCAAGTAATTACTGATCCAACAGATTTTCAAGTAGTTTTAGATGCTTTAACAGAAGCAGGATATAAACATGAAGAAGCTGAAGTAACTATGTTACCAGAAAATAAAGTTAATATAACTGATTTATCAGTAGCTAAAAAAGTTTTAGCTTTATATGATACTTTAGATACTTTAGATGATGTACAAGAGGTGTATTCAAACTTTGATATACCAGAAGAAATTTTAAATCAACTTGATTAA
- a CDS encoding SemiSWEET transporter, with the protein METLGLIAAVLTTLSFLPQVMQVIKTKDTKSISLGMYSMFVLGVVLWAVYGFLMNDRPVFIANLITFFLSFIILIYKIIEIRRN; encoded by the coding sequence ATGGAAACTTTAGGATTGATAGCGGCAGTTTTAACCACATTATCTTTTTTACCACAAGTTATGCAAGTAATAAAGACCAAGGATACAAAGAGTATTTCTTTAGGAATGTATTCGATGTTTGTTTTAGGAGTTGTATTATGGGCGGTATATGGTTTTCTAATGAATGATAGACCGGTTTTTATTGCGAATTTAATAACTTTCTTTTTATCTTTTATAATATTAATTTATAAAATAATAGAGATAAGAAGAAACTAA
- the mgsA gene encoding methylglyoxal synthase, whose translation MKKRIALIAHDKKKDELVDFVKKHKDFFSKYELVGTGTTGTRIIQATDLNITRYLSGPLGGDQQIGADIANEVILAVFFFRDPLSAMPHEPDVQALIRLSDVHKIPIATNRETAELLIKGLNS comes from the coding sequence ATGAAAAAAAGAATTGCTCTTATCGCTCATGATAAAAAAAAGGATGAACTTGTTGATTTTGTAAAAAAACACAAAGATTTTTTTTCTAAATATGAGCTTGTTGGAACTGGAACTACTGGAACTAGAATTATACAAGCTACCGATTTAAATATTACTAGATATTTATCTGGTCCCCTTGGTGGAGATCAACAAATAGGTGCTGATATAGCAAACGAAGTCATACTTGCTGTATTTTTCTTCAGAGATCCATTGTCTGCAATGCCACATGAACCTGATGTACAAGCTTTAATTCGTCTATCTGATGTTCATAAAATTCCGATTGCTACTAACCGTGAAACAGCCGAATTATTAATAAAAGGTTTAAATAGTTAA
- a CDS encoding DeoR/GlpR family DNA-binding transcription regulator: MKYERTQKIEEYILEHKTVKMEKLCEVFKVSPNTIRRDIKEILKKGTIEKVYGGVTVADNSTLVSFKDRRIIHQNLKLKIALKASEFVNENDIIYIDSGTTTVHMIEGLKNKSITVFTNNLNFIIKALPYPNIKIIALSGSLDRTVNSFVGKESIEFLKNLNIQKAFMASTGISIKNGITNASIKESGIKKTAIKQSSEIFLLIDSSKFSSLGLVTYAQFEDIDFLLTDSIPKEYENFLKENKIKLELC, translated from the coding sequence ATGAAATACGAAAGAACACAAAAAATAGAAGAATATATTTTAGAACATAAAACAGTAAAAATGGAAAAACTTTGTGAAGTTTTTAAAGTTTCTCCGAATACTATCAGAAGAGATATTAAAGAAATTCTAAAAAAAGGAACAATTGAAAAAGTTTACGGAGGAGTAACTGTTGCAGATAACTCTACATTAGTCTCATTCAAAGACAGAAGAATTATTCATCAAAATCTAAAATTAAAAATAGCTCTAAAAGCAAGCGAATTTGTAAATGAAAACGATATTATTTACATAGACTCAGGAACAACTACTGTCCATATGATAGAAGGACTTAAAAATAAATCTATTACTGTTTTTACAAATAATTTAAATTTTATAATTAAAGCTTTGCCTTATCCAAATATTAAAATAATCGCTTTATCTGGATCTCTTGATAGAACTGTTAATTCTTTTGTCGGGAAAGAATCTATTGAATTTTTAAAAAATTTAAATATCCAAAAAGCCTTTATGGCTTCTACTGGAATATCTATAAAGAATGGAATCACTAATGCTTCTATTAAAGAATCTGGAATAAAAAAAACAGCTATTAAACAAAGCTCAGAAATTTTTCTACTTATAGACAGCTCAAAATTCTCTTCTCTTGGACTTGTTACCTATGCTCAATTTGAAGATATTGATTTCTTATTAACTGATTCTATACCAAAAGAATATGAAAATTTCTTAAAAGAAAATAAAATAAAATTAGAACTTTGTTAA
- a CDS encoding iron-containing alcohol dehydrogenase codes for MANIFQIPKKIIAGKDALQLSKESLSTFGKKVLIVTDDVMIKLGNVKKLQDVLEEISVDYVVYSGVNGEPTDKMVEEGINVYKDNKCEFLIAIGGGSPIDTMKAIGAMITNSGDIKDYNGKIIEKEPPILVAIPTTAGTGSEATKVTIITDTKNNIKMLLQGGKLIPTLAVVDPVFTLTAPKGITAATGVDALTHAIEAYTSRKSFPLADTFAISAVKKLYDNLLRVYEDGLDIRSREIVATAATEAGIAFNNSSVTIVHGMSRPIGALFHVPHGLSNAVLLEKCLKFLKSGAVDRLVDLAKAIGVYDSKMTDEEAADKFIEAISELLERLEIPNLQALNIDKDLFFENIDKMAKDALDSGSPANTRKVVAHEDIVSIYKELWS; via the coding sequence ATGGCGAATATATTTCAAATTCCTAAAAAAATTATAGCAGGAAAGGATGCATTACAATTATCTAAAGAGAGTTTATCAACTTTTGGTAAAAAGGTGTTAATTGTTACAGATGATGTTATGATTAAATTAGGGAATGTAAAAAAATTACAAGATGTGTTAGAAGAAATTAGTGTGGATTATGTTGTTTATTCAGGTGTTAACGGGGAACCTACTGATAAAATGGTAGAAGAAGGGATAAATGTTTATAAAGATAATAAATGTGAATTTCTAATAGCTATAGGTGGAGGAAGTCCTATAGACACAATGAAAGCAATAGGGGCAATGATAACTAATTCAGGAGATATAAAAGATTATAATGGTAAAATTATTGAGAAAGAACCTCCAATATTAGTAGCTATACCAACAACTGCTGGAACTGGATCAGAGGCTACAAAGGTTACTATTATAACAGATACAAAGAATAATATAAAGATGTTATTACAAGGAGGAAAATTAATTCCTACATTAGCTGTAGTGGATCCAGTATTCACATTAACAGCGCCTAAAGGAATAACTGCAGCAACAGGAGTAGATGCATTAACTCATGCTATCGAAGCTTACACTTCAAGAAAATCTTTTCCTTTAGCGGATACTTTTGCTATATCAGCTGTAAAAAAATTATATGATAATTTGTTAAGGGTTTATGAAGATGGATTAGACATAAGAAGCAGAGAAATAGTTGCAACAGCAGCAACAGAGGCAGGTATTGCTTTTAACAATTCTTCAGTAACAATAGTTCATGGAATGAGTAGACCTATAGGAGCTTTATTTCATGTTCCTCACGGTTTGTCTAATGCTGTTTTACTTGAAAAATGTTTAAAATTTTTAAAATCTGGTGCAGTAGATAGATTGGTAGATTTAGCTAAGGCTATAGGGGTTTATGATTCTAAAATGACAGATGAAGAAGCAGCAGATAAATTTATAGAAGCGATAAGTGAATTGCTTGAAAGATTAGAAATACCTAATTTACAAGCTCTAAATATAGATAAAGATTTATTTTTTGAAAATATAGATAAAATGGCTAAAGATGCTCTAGATAGTGGAAGTCCAGCAAACACTAGAAAAGTTGTGGCCCATGAAGATATAGTCTCTATTTATAAAGAGTTGTGGAGTTAA
- a CDS encoding class II fructose-bisphosphate aldolase — protein sequence MALVKTKTLLDDAHAGKYGVGAFNVANMEMIIGAIRAAEELDTPIILQIAEVRLNYSPLELIGPMMVAAAKNAKVPVAVHLDHGLTLETIKKALDLGFSSVMIDGSKLPLEENIELTKKVVKMAKEYDADVEAEIGVVGGSEDGTEKNEIKYTDLDEALRLAEETGIEAMAVAIGNAHGVYKKEPKLNFEILKKIHESLKETRLVLHGGSGISQEDFRKTIKNGITKLNVATATFLSVYDQVENQIDKINNYFELSETEVQGAYKNVKKHIKIFKTAKINRN from the coding sequence ATGGCTTTAGTAAAAACTAAAACATTATTAGATGATGCTCATGCTGGAAAATATGGAGTTGGAGCTTTTAATGTTGCTAATATGGAAATGATAATAGGTGCAATTAGGGCAGCGGAGGAACTTGATACACCAATAATATTACAAATAGCAGAAGTACGTTTAAATTATTCTCCTTTGGAGTTAATAGGACCGATGATGGTTGCAGCAGCTAAAAATGCTAAGGTTCCAGTTGCTGTTCATTTGGATCATGGTTTAACATTAGAAACTATAAAAAAAGCTTTAGATCTTGGTTTTTCATCAGTTATGATAGATGGATCAAAGTTACCATTGGAAGAAAATATAGAATTAACTAAGAAAGTTGTAAAAATGGCTAAAGAATATGATGCTGATGTAGAAGCTGAGATAGGTGTAGTTGGCGGAAGTGAAGATGGCACAGAAAAAAATGAAATTAAATATACAGATTTAGATGAAGCGTTAAGATTAGCGGAGGAAACAGGTATAGAAGCTATGGCAGTTGCAATTGGAAATGCTCATGGAGTTTATAAAAAAGAGCCAAAACTAAATTTTGAAATTTTAAAAAAAATACATGAATCATTAAAAGAAACAAGATTAGTTTTACATGGAGGAAGCGGAATATCACAAGAAGATTTTAGAAAAACAATAAAAAATGGAATAACTAAATTAAACGTTGCTACAGCTACATTTTTATCAGTTTATGATCAAGTTGAAAATCAAATTGATAAAATTAACAATTACTTTGAATTGAGTGAAACAGAGGTTCAAGGAGCTTATAAAAACGTAAAAAAACATATAAAAATATTTAAAACAGCAAAAATTAATAGAAACTAA
- the iolG gene encoding inositol 2-dehydrogenase — protein MKKVKFGIVGLGRLGIKHAENIAFSIPEAELVAVCGLDDIVLEKVKKEWGVKYTYKNYDEMISNDELDAVFVSSPSGLHCEQIEKALKAGKHVFSEKPLGTTVEECKVAEKAVEKYGKDLIFMLGFMRRFDPSYKYAKEMVKAGKIGKPFMFRSYSQDPESCIEGAIAYAGHSGGEFLDMSVHDIDLARWFMEDEPMQVWAIGGCYKHQEFGQYNDGDNVSALMKFKNGGMGFLFAGRTAPHGYNVESEIIGTEGILRIGSVPQKNLVEILDNSGVRKECSQDFLERFKESYVNELKEFVDCVINNRKPEVTVYDGTNCTKIAYACKESFETGKLIDIE, from the coding sequence ATGAAGAAAGTTAAGTTTGGAATAGTGGGATTAGGAAGATTAGGAATTAAACATGCAGAAAACATAGCTTTTTCTATTCCAGAAGCTGAATTAGTTGCAGTTTGTGGGTTAGATGATATTGTTCTTGAAAAAGTTAAAAAAGAATGGGGAGTAAAATATACATATAAGAATTATGATGAGATGATTTCTAATGATGAGTTAGATGCTGTATTTGTATCATCACCATCAGGATTACATTGTGAGCAAATTGAAAAAGCTCTAAAAGCAGGAAAACATGTTTTTTCAGAAAAACCATTAGGTACTACTGTTGAAGAATGTAAAGTAGCTGAAAAAGCAGTTGAAAAATATGGAAAAGATTTAATATTTATGCTTGGATTTATGAGAAGATTTGATCCATCTTATAAATATGCCAAAGAAATGGTAAAAGCAGGTAAAATAGGAAAACCTTTTATGTTTAGATCTTATAGCCAAGACCCAGAATCATGTATTGAAGGGGCAATAGCTTATGCAGGACATTCAGGAGGAGAATTTTTAGATATGTCTGTTCATGATATTGATTTAGCAAGATGGTTTATGGAAGATGAACCTATGCAAGTTTGGGCAATAGGTGGATGTTATAAACATCAAGAATTTGGACAATATAACGATGGAGATAATGTATCAGCACTTATGAAATTTAAAAATGGAGGTATGGGATTTTTATTTGCAGGAAGAACAGCACCTCATGGATATAATGTGGAAAGTGAAATTATAGGGACAGAAGGGATTTTAAGAATAGGAAGTGTTCCTCAAAAAAATCTAGTTGAAATATTAGATAATAGTGGAGTTAGAAAAGAATGTTCTCAGGATTTCTTAGAAAGATTCAAAGAATCTTATGTTAATGAATTAAAGGAATTTGTAGATTGCGTAATAAATAATAGAAAACCAGAAGTAACTGTTTATGATGGTACTAATTGTACAAAGATAGCTTATGCTTGTAAAGAATCATTTGAAACAGGAAAATTAATAGATATAGAATAG
- a CDS encoding 5-deoxy-glucuronate isomerase, with translation MIKYQPNNTLVSGFNTVTKEEDHTQNMLMDFDIYKGEKGEKLEIYSSTKEIAVILFQGKIKFYWNEEECEAQRENVFDFGPYVLHVCKNKKIVVEFFEETEIGIQKTTNEKEFESKLYTPKDCVDNIFGKEGMDGTARRLVRDVFKYENAPYSNMVMGEVITYPGKWSSYPPHSHPQPEVYFYKFTKPQGFGAGFVGEDVFKIKNNSSLLIEGGLTHPQTSAPGYGMYYCWMIRHLENNPWTKRVDDEAHTWLLDPNAKIWPNK, from the coding sequence ATGATTAAATATCAACCAAATAATACATTGGTAAGTGGATTTAATACAGTAACAAAAGAAGAAGACCATACACAAAATATGTTAATGGATTTCGATATATATAAAGGGGAAAAAGGAGAAAAATTAGAGATATATAGTTCAACTAAGGAAATAGCAGTAATTTTATTTCAAGGAAAAATAAAATTTTATTGGAATGAAGAAGAGTGTGAAGCTCAAAGAGAGAATGTTTTTGATTTTGGACCTTATGTATTACATGTTTGTAAGAATAAAAAAATTGTAGTTGAATTCTTTGAAGAAACAGAAATAGGAATCCAAAAAACAACTAATGAAAAAGAGTTTGAATCAAAATTATATACTCCTAAAGATTGTGTTGATAATATTTTTGGAAAAGAAGGTATGGATGGAACAGCTAGAAGATTAGTAAGAGATGTATTTAAATATGAAAATGCACCTTATTCTAATATGGTTATGGGAGAAGTCATAACTTATCCTGGAAAATGGTCAAGTTATCCACCTCATTCACATCCACAACCAGAAGTATATTTTTATAAATTTACAAAGCCACAAGGATTTGGAGCAGGATTTGTAGGAGAAGATGTTTTTAAAATAAAAAATAATTCTTCCTTATTAATAGAAGGTGGATTAACACATCCTCAAACTTCTGCACCAGGCTACGGGATGTATTATTGTTGGATGATAAGACATCTAGAAAATAATCCTTGGACGAAAAGGGTTGATGATGAGGCTCATACTTGGTTATTAGATCCTAATGCTAAGATATGGCCAAATAAATAA
- a CDS encoding solute:sodium symporter family transporter, with translation MFTVISFLFFTLLVAFLSYRICKGEDTQTNDGYFLGGRDLTGIFIAGSLMLTNLSSEQIIGQNGVSYSSSMVIIAYEIGAAVTLVLFALIFLPKYLRAGITTVPDFLEERFDHSFRQIISVVFVVSYVLTYLPTVLYSGAIVFNQLFNIQEITGLNYFATIALIVAVIAIVGAIYAVKGGLKAVAVSDTLNGVGLLIGGLLIPVLALLKLGHGNIAAGVSQLFINHPEKLNTIGDRHSAVPFAVIFTGMLFNNLYYWCTNQMIIQRTFAAKNLKEGQKGVLYAGCLKLLGPFILVFPGVIAFHLIPGLSNGDLAYPALVGLVLPKPLIGFFAAVLFGAILSSFNSALNSTSTIFALNLYKPRLEAKGEDASDEKVITMGKRVGITLTILSICVAPFIMYFKGGLYGFLQEMNGFYSAPLFAVVLVGFFTKRATAKSAKAAMLVHMVFYGLYEIIKPDINFLHILGIMLPIEILVMVWMTKKNPRPEPYTFKRKEAPVEMTPWKYRYHLSALICIVFVLYYVMFSRIGLLHY, from the coding sequence TTGTTTACAGTAATTTCGTTTTTATTTTTCACATTGTTAGTAGCTTTTTTATCGTATCGTATTTGTAAGGGTGAGGATACACAAACAAATGATGGATATTTTTTAGGAGGACGTGATTTAACAGGTATTTTCATAGCAGGATCTTTGATGTTAACAAATTTATCATCAGAACAAATAATAGGACAAAATGGAGTATCTTATTCAAGTTCTATGGTTATAATTGCTTATGAAATAGGGGCAGCTGTTACATTGGTTCTATTTGCACTTATATTTTTACCAAAATATTTAAGAGCAGGTATTACAACAGTTCCGGATTTTTTAGAAGAACGTTTTGATCATAGTTTTAGACAAATAATATCAGTAGTGTTTGTTGTAAGTTATGTTTTAACTTATTTACCAACAGTTCTTTATAGTGGTGCAATAGTATTTAATCAATTATTCAACATTCAAGAAATAACAGGATTAAATTATTTTGCAACAATAGCTTTAATAGTAGCGGTAATAGCAATAGTTGGGGCAATATATGCTGTAAAAGGTGGATTGAAGGCAGTAGCTGTATCGGATACTTTAAACGGAGTAGGTTTATTAATAGGTGGATTATTGATACCAGTTTTAGCTTTATTGAAATTAGGACATGGAAATATTGCAGCAGGTGTTTCTCAATTATTTATAAATCATCCAGAAAAATTAAATACAATAGGAGATAGACATTCAGCTGTACCATTTGCAGTAATTTTTACAGGAATGTTATTTAATAACTTATATTACTGGTGTACAAATCAAATGATTATTCAAAGAACTTTTGCAGCTAAAAACTTAAAAGAAGGACAAAAAGGGGTTTTATATGCAGGATGCTTGAAATTATTAGGACCATTTATATTAGTATTTCCAGGAGTAATAGCATTTCATTTAATTCCAGGATTATCAAATGGAGATTTAGCTTATCCAGCTTTAGTAGGATTAGTTTTACCAAAACCATTAATAGGATTCTTTGCAGCGGTTTTATTTGGAGCAATATTAAGTTCATTTAACTCTGCTCTTAATAGTACTTCAACAATATTTGCTTTAAATCTTTATAAACCAAGATTAGAAGCTAAAGGTGAAGATGCTAGTGATGAGAAAGTAATTACTATGGGTAAAAGAGTTGGTATAACTTTAACAATATTATCTATTTGTGTAGCTCCTTTCATAATGTACTTCAAAGGTGGATTATATGGATTCTTACAAGAAATGAACGGATTCTATTCAGCACCATTATTTGCAGTAGTTTTAGTAGGATTCTTTACAAAGAGAGCAACAGCTAAATCAGCAAAGGCAGCAATGCTAGTTCATATGGTTTTCTATGGATTATATGAAATTATAAAACCAGATATAAATTTCTTACATATACTTGGAATAATGCTTCCAATAGAAATTTTAGTAATGGTATGGATGACTAAGAAAAATCCTAGACCAGAACCATACACATTTAAAAGAAAAGAAGCTCCAGTTGAAATGACTCCTTGGAAATATAGATATCACTTATCAGCTTTAATTTGTATAGTGTTTGTTCTATATTATGTAATGTTCTCGAGAATAGGATTATTACATTATTAA
- the iolD gene encoding 3D-(3,5/4)-trihydroxycyclohexane-1,2-dione acylhydrolase (decyclizing) produces the protein MERVKLTMAQALVKFLDNQYIEVDGVENKFVEGIFTIFGHGNVLGLGEALKYTEHSLRVHQGRNEQGMGLAAMGFAKQSNRQKIYACTSSVGPGAMNMVTAAATATANRIPVLFLPGDTYACRQPDPVLQQLEQFHDLSITVNDAFKPVSKYWDKIYRPEQLMTAMINAMRVLTSPRDTGAVTIALPQDVQGEVYEYPVEFFKKRVHTIARTLPADTLIEKAVKLIKSKKNPMLVCGGGVRYSGAGEIFKKFCEKFNIPFGETQAGKSTITHDNDYNLGGMGTTGNLAANLIAQKADLIIGVGTRYTDFTTASKWLFKNKEVEFLNINIGEFDAEKMDGLALIGDAKQTLEKLIEKLDSYKSNYKDEIKDAKNAWEKELERLYKTNYFEEGYEEEIKGHLPHVLKEFGELTGSYLTQTRVLGLLNKKIAKDSVIVGASGSLPGDLQRVWKASVPETYHVEYGFSCMGYEVNAALGAKLAVGDKREVYTMVGDGAYMMLHSELPTSIQEKKKINIILFDNMAFGCINNLQMGHGMESFGTEMRYRDYTTDTMTGELVKMDFAKNAAGYGCKTYTVKTEEELLAALEDSKKQEVSTLIDIKVLPKTMTDGYEAFWRVGNAQVSNRKEVENATRNLEKELKKTRDY, from the coding sequence ATGGAAAGAGTAAAATTAACAATGGCACAGGCCTTAGTAAAATTTTTAGATAACCAATATATTGAGGTTGATGGAGTTGAAAATAAATTTGTAGAGGGGATATTTACAATATTTGGTCACGGAAATGTTTTAGGATTAGGAGAAGCGTTAAAATATACAGAACATTCTTTGAGAGTTCATCAAGGTAGAAATGAACAAGGAATGGGACTTGCAGCAATGGGATTTGCAAAACAAAGCAATAGACAAAAAATATATGCTTGTACTTCTTCAGTAGGACCAGGGGCAATGAATATGGTTACTGCAGCAGCAACTGCAACAGCAAATAGAATACCAGTTCTATTTTTACCAGGAGATACGTATGCTTGTAGACAACCAGATCCAGTTTTACAACAATTAGAGCAATTTCATGATTTGTCTATAACAGTAAATGATGCATTTAAACCAGTTTCAAAATATTGGGATAAAATTTATAGACCAGAACAACTTATGACAGCAATGATAAATGCAATGAGGGTATTAACAAGTCCTCGTGATACAGGAGCAGTTACAATTGCTTTACCTCAAGATGTTCAAGGGGAAGTTTATGAATATCCAGTTGAATTTTTTAAAAAAAGAGTTCATACAATAGCGAGAACATTACCAGCAGACACATTAATAGAGAAAGCTGTTAAGTTAATAAAAAGCAAAAAAAATCCAATGTTAGTTTGTGGTGGTGGAGTTAGATATTCAGGAGCGGGAGAAATATTTAAGAAATTTTGTGAAAAATTTAATATTCCTTTTGGGGAAACACAAGCAGGAAAAAGTACAATAACTCATGATAATGATTATAATTTAGGTGGAATGGGAACTACAGGAAATTTAGCAGCAAATTTAATAGCTCAAAAAGCTGATTTAATTATAGGAGTAGGAACGAGATATACAGATTTTACAACTGCTTCAAAATGGTTATTTAAAAATAAAGAAGTAGAATTTTTAAATATAAATATAGGGGAATTTGATGCAGAAAAAATGGATGGATTAGCGTTGATAGGAGATGCAAAACAAACATTAGAAAAATTAATAGAAAAATTAGATTCTTATAAAAGTAACTATAAAGATGAAATAAAAGATGCTAAAAATGCTTGGGAAAAAGAATTAGAAAGATTATATAAAACTAATTATTTTGAAGAAGGATATGAAGAAGAAATCAAAGGTCATTTACCACATGTTTTAAAAGAATTTGGAGAATTAACAGGTTCTTATTTAACACAAACAAGAGTATTAGGACTTTTAAATAAAAAAATAGCTAAAGATTCAGTAATAGTTGGAGCATCAGGAAGTTTGCCAGGAGACTTACAAAGAGTGTGGAAAGCTTCTGTTCCAGAAACATATCATGTAGAATATGGATTTTCTTGTATGGGATATGAAGTTAATGCTGCTTTAGGTGCAAAACTTGCTGTAGGTGATAAGAGAGAAGTTTATACAATGGTTGGGGATGGAGCATATATGATGTTACATTCAGAATTACCAACTTCAATACAGGAGAAAAAGAAAATTAATATTATCTTGTTTGATAATATGGCTTTTGGATGTATTAATAATCTTCAAATGGGTCATGGAATGGAAAGTTTTGGAACAGAAATGAGATATAGAGATTATACAACAGATACAATGACTGGAGAATTAGTGAAAATGGATTTTGCTAAGAATGCAGCAGGGTACGGATGTAAAACTTATACTGTAAAAACAGAAGAAGAATTATTGGCAGCCTTAGAAGATTCTAAAAAACAAGAAGTTTCTACATTAATAGATATAAAAGTTTTACCAAAAACAATGACAGATGGATATGAAGCTTTCTGGAGAGTTGGTAATGCTCAAGTATCTAATAGAAAAGAAGTTGAAAATGCAACAAGAAATTTAGAAAAAGAATTAAAGAAAACAAGAGATTATTAA